Proteins encoded within one genomic window of Dysgonomonadaceae bacterium PH5-43:
- a CDS encoding GLPGLI family protein (product_source=TIGR01200; cath_funfam=2.10.110.10; cleavage_site_network=SignalP-noTM; pfam=PF09697; tigrfam=TIGR01200) → MRIKLLSVLLFCSILVCAQNSSKLDSNAVTFIADDNIECIYQYTSKLKLKSVSEQGDKDYEEQIYFTILQANSSVSKFWDYNYFKRDSIIYFSNNVAKDSIDNVRKQLFRIKYLFTPEIVKNYPKNKITVIDDIPPFGYVYEEDRLSLAWELKEETLEVCGYECYKANVKFGGREWTVWFTPEIAISDGPWKLAGLPGLILKAEEKENIHSFEAISIRQSSNPIYVNKDATVVKIKKDKFIKEKNAFEADPMKAMEADYVGGIGEVSVLSNPQRVLINNRPIRLNFHLTVYSPLEFY, encoded by the coding sequence ATGAGAATAAAATTATTATCAGTATTACTTTTTTGCAGCATTTTGGTTTGTGCTCAAAATAGTTCTAAGTTAGACTCCAATGCAGTTACATTTATAGCCGACGACAATATAGAATGTATATATCAATATACAAGTAAGCTTAAACTTAAATCGGTGTCGGAGCAAGGCGATAAAGATTATGAAGAACAGATTTATTTTACAATTCTTCAAGCAAACTCGTCAGTGTCTAAGTTTTGGGATTATAATTATTTTAAGCGAGATAGTATTATCTACTTTAGCAACAATGTAGCGAAAGATAGTATCGATAATGTAAGGAAACAATTGTTTAGGATTAAATATTTATTTACGCCCGAAATTGTAAAAAACTATCCTAAGAATAAGATTACGGTAATAGATGATATTCCTCCTTTTGGTTATGTTTATGAGGAAGATAGATTATCTTTAGCTTGGGAGTTGAAAGAAGAGACTCTTGAAGTTTGTGGTTATGAGTGCTATAAAGCAAATGTTAAGTTTGGAGGTAGAGAATGGACTGTTTGGTTTACTCCTGAAATTGCAATAAGTGATGGTCCTTGGAAACTTGCAGGACTGCCGGGGTTAATATTAAAGGCGGAAGAAAAAGAAAATATACATTCATTCGAGGCTATTTCAATCAGACAATCGTCTAATCCAATATATGTGAATAAAGACGCTACTGTGGTGAAGATAAAAAAAGATAAATTCATTAAAGAGAAGAACGCCTTTGAGGCAGACCCAATGAAAGCTATGGAGGCTGATTATGTAGGAGGCATTGGAGAGGTTTCAGTGCTTAGTAATCCTCAAAGAGTGTTAATTAATAATAGACCTATTAGATTAAATTTTCACTTAACGGTTTATTCTCCTTTAGAGTTTTATTAA
- a CDS encoding gliding motility-associated lipoprotein GldD (product_source=TIGR03512; superfamily=52540; tigrfam=TIGR03512), translating into MKLFNYIFILFLALVFIACDKYVPKPSGYFRIDLPEQNYVRLTQFDEFDCLVSDNANIRQASDYDINNKEGKYFNIYYPSLNAEIFCSYIPLKNKNVIDLLEESRKFVYLHTIKADAISENIFVDDSERVCSTVYNIKGDVASPTQFIITDSIKSFFRGALYFVNDVPIQDSIAPVLEYVNEDIKVLIESFRWK; encoded by the coding sequence ATGAAACTTTTCAACTACATTTTTATACTATTCTTAGCTTTAGTTTTTATAGCCTGCGATAAGTATGTTCCTAAGCCTTCGGGATATTTTAGAATAGATTTGCCCGAACAGAATTACGTCAGATTAACACAGTTTGATGAATTTGATTGTCTGGTATCGGATAATGCTAATATAAGACAGGCGTCTGATTATGATATTAATAATAAAGAAGGAAAATATTTTAATATATACTATCCGAGCTTAAATGCAGAAATATTTTGTAGCTATATTCCTCTTAAAAACAAAAATGTTATAGATTTGTTGGAGGAAAGTCGTAAGTTTGTATACTTGCATACAATTAAAGCAGATGCGATTAGTGAAAATATATTTGTAGACGATAGTGAGAGAGTTTGCTCTACTGTATATAATATAAAAGGAGATGTAGCGTCTCCTACGCAATTCATTATTACAGATAGCATAAAGTCTTTCTTTAGAGGGGCCTTGTATTTTGTAAATGACGTGCCAATTCAAGATTCTATAGCTCCTGTTTTAGAATATGTAAATGAAGATATTAAAGTTTTAATAGAAAGTTTCAGATGGAAGTGA
- a CDS encoding single-strand DNA-binding protein (product_source=KO:K03111; cath_funfam=2.40.50.140; cog=COG0629; ko=KO:K03111; pfam=PF00436; superfamily=50249; tigrfam=TIGR00621) has protein sequence MSVNKVILLGNVGKDPDVRYIDSGVAVANLTLATTERGYKAANGTQVPDRTEWHNIVLWRGLAEIAEKYIRKGSKIYVEGKIRTRSYDDQQGVKRYVTEVWGDSLEMLDRKPDGAQASNRTVENQAPRQTTQVNQSITTPQSKPLEEEVDDLPF, from the coding sequence ATGTCAGTAAACAAAGTAATTTTATTAGGGAATGTAGGTAAAGATCCCGATGTGAGATATATCGACAGTGGTGTCGCAGTTGCAAATCTAACTTTAGCTACTACCGAAAGAGGGTATAAAGCCGCAAATGGAACGCAGGTTCCAGATCGTACAGAGTGGCATAATATCGTTTTGTGGAGAGGCTTAGCTGAAATTGCCGAAAAATATATTCGCAAAGGTTCAAAAATCTATGTGGAGGGAAAAATTCGAACTCGTAGCTATGACGACCAACAGGGCGTTAAGCGTTATGTTACGGAAGTTTGGGGAGACAGTCTTGAAATGTTGGATAGAAAGCCTGATGGGGCTCAAGCATCAAACAGAACTGTTGAAAATCAAGCTCCTCGGCAAACAACTCAGGTAAATCAATCGATTACGACGCCTCAGAGTAAGCCTTTAGAGGAAGAGGTAGATGATTTGCCTTTCTGA
- a CDS encoding putative hemolysin (product_source=KO:K03699; cath_funfam=3.10.580.10,3.30.465.10; cog=COG1253; ko=KO:K03699; pfam=PF00571,PF01595,PF03471; smart=SM00116,SM01091; superfamily=54631,56176; tigrfam=TIGR03520; transmembrane_helix_parts=Outside_1_19,TMhelix_20_42,Inside_43_81,TMhelix_82_104,Outside_105_113,TMhelix_114_136,Inside_137_436): MDSDHFTFILLNTQGYPLTVTFVISLLISALLLYMSALLLGVDAALQSLSIADKDELKDIKSDKNDSIQSLLEKINETQVGVSIWSNALLIVSVVLCYYAFDVINTFDNSLINLFVVGGVLLVFIIVCELFPKVYAKADPIRFLEKTLPFIYVINKITYPLARLVVKVIDYSDFQSHKKVNDVSVDDLSKALELTSDNLSEEKDMLEGIINLYNKTAAEIMTPRMDIASIDISDGFDKVLAYVVEVEYSRIPVFENNADNIKGVLYIKDLLPYLDKKEDFEWQNLIRDAFFVPETKKIDDLLDEFRANKNHIAVVVDEYGGTSGIVTLEDILEEIVGEINDEYDDEEEVKYICQDDGSYVFIGKILLTDFFRITNVDSKLFDDLEGEMDTLAGLILELKGDFPQLNEVIEYGNCKFTILEMDNKRILKIRLEILKD; the protein is encoded by the coding sequence ATGGACTCAGACCATTTTACATTTATATTATTAAACACTCAAGGTTATCCTTTAACTGTAACTTTCGTAATATCTTTACTCATATCAGCATTATTGTTATATATGTCTGCTCTTTTGTTGGGGGTAGATGCTGCTTTGCAATCACTAAGTATTGCTGATAAGGACGAACTCAAAGATATAAAATCTGATAAAAATGACTCGATACAGTCTCTTTTAGAAAAGATAAATGAGACTCAAGTTGGTGTCTCTATATGGAGTAACGCTTTATTGATTGTCTCTGTAGTTCTTTGTTATTACGCTTTTGATGTGATAAACACTTTTGATAATTCACTAATTAACCTATTTGTAGTGGGTGGTGTGTTGCTCGTGTTTATTATTGTTTGTGAACTGTTTCCGAAGGTGTATGCAAAAGCGGATCCAATACGTTTTTTAGAAAAAACACTTCCTTTTATATATGTGATAAATAAAATAACCTACCCTTTGGCTCGTTTAGTAGTAAAAGTGATAGACTATTCGGATTTTCAATCTCATAAAAAGGTTAATGATGTATCTGTTGATGATTTATCTAAAGCTTTAGAACTTACGTCTGATAATTTGAGTGAAGAGAAAGATATGCTCGAAGGTATTATTAATTTATACAATAAAACCGCAGCAGAGATAATGACTCCTCGTATGGATATAGCAAGTATAGATATTTCAGATGGTTTTGATAAGGTGTTGGCGTATGTTGTAGAGGTGGAATATTCGCGTATCCCAGTTTTTGAAAACAATGCAGATAATATAAAGGGGGTGCTTTATATAAAGGATTTACTCCCTTATTTGGATAAAAAAGAAGATTTTGAGTGGCAAAACTTAATTCGAGATGCTTTTTTTGTGCCAGAAACAAAAAAGATAGACGATTTATTAGATGAATTTAGAGCGAACAAGAATCATATTGCTGTGGTTGTTGATGAGTATGGTGGTACTTCGGGTATAGTAACACTCGAAGATATTCTTGAAGAAATAGTAGGGGAGATTAATGATGAGTACGATGACGAAGAAGAAGTTAAATATATTTGTCAAGATGATGGTTCTTATGTATTTATAGGAAAGATATTACTTACTGATTTTTTTAGAATAACAAATGTTGATTCTAAGCTCTTTGATGACTTAGAGGGTGAAATGGATACTCTTGCTGGTTTAATTCTTGAACTAAAAGGCGATTTTCCACAATTAAATGAGGTAATAGAGTATGGTAATTGTAAATTTACTATCTTGGAAATGGATAATAAACGTATCTTGAAGATAAGATTGGAGATTTTGAAAGATTGA
- a CDS encoding hypothetical protein (product_source=Hypo-rule applied; cath_funfam=2.170.130.10; superfamily=49464,56935), whose translation MTNIPSLRSLSIVLLFLLLTPQLYALQKDITGVVKDSINNNLIEGVVVKLFDANKKLVSFSLTDSNGAYKLPIKESKPPLLVVFQHFSYKIKEITLLDNTRTLNALLSEKEVALREVTIKPPEITLKKDTISYRVDAFQQLSDRTIEDVLKRMPGISVADNGLISYQGRGISKFNIEGLDMLGGKYTLASKNINAKDVSRVEVIENYQAVKQLEGEEYSDNVALDLKLKKEAKMRLLLNAEVGGGIREDEGLYHGVLTGMTFNPKFQFLGTVKANNFGVKLSNETMDHFGSAFTSNIAENVMSGDGLSYPPLSFQRYHDKKEQIASLNSLLKISESETFRVNVDYNREKSSFDYDIKSSYFIDGGSVVVNEYNNPNFFNNTLKAGLKYQLNSSDLYLDNQVFYYTKGVDNNIGLKTDDNRIQQNKDSRLNTLRNTFTLFKKHNKNQYRFSSTLNYSYLPDNHIAFSGVPDVEGAYYQKGYGETFSTQNNLSFGYTLSRVSKLGVNLYFGANYDNVNTLLQKNDTSFCNKNDGYKITTSASLNYDLLSVDKRYGLSLKMPISVYVLDYRNRINTQANLKDNYVYVNPSLSAHYVFSSFTKMHFRSGFSNTIGDITDFLLNPIQTSYRQQSVRSGILASSKRFSTSLGAEYKNPLSLFFSNAAISYSNTQRNILRSQTITNDDSNVDINSSGVAKTNTSQSLSFSASANKRVKAIATTFSLAASYGISTGSQMRQDVKVNTRSNSFSLTPQITTQIIKNVDIGYSMSYYCSYYKSGQSNSVYHQQSHNISADYNFIKNLFLFASMNINRIEITEGNYVNVSVLDAGAKYKNDKVEVEFKLNNLLNNKKYRYTVVSDLDVFSYTYYLKPVEGVITFRFNL comes from the coding sequence ATGACTAATATTCCTTCTTTGCGAAGTTTATCTATCGTATTGTTGTTTTTGTTATTAACTCCACAGCTGTATGCTCTACAAAAAGATATTACAGGGGTTGTTAAAGATAGCATTAACAATAATCTGATAGAGGGTGTTGTGGTAAAGTTGTTTGATGCAAATAAAAAGTTAGTGTCGTTTAGTTTGACCGATAGCAACGGTGCTTATAAATTACCTATTAAGGAAAGTAAACCACCTCTTCTTGTCGTCTTTCAACATTTTTCGTACAAAATAAAAGAAATAACATTGTTAGACAATACACGTACCTTAAACGCATTACTATCGGAAAAAGAAGTGGCTTTGCGAGAAGTAACTATAAAACCTCCAGAGATTACACTTAAGAAAGATACTATTTCTTATAGAGTAGATGCTTTTCAACAATTATCAGACCGAACAATAGAAGATGTTCTTAAACGAATGCCAGGTATAAGTGTAGCCGATAATGGATTAATATCTTATCAGGGTAGAGGGATTAGTAAGTTTAATATCGAAGGGCTTGATATGTTGGGTGGCAAATATACTTTAGCATCTAAAAATATTAATGCTAAAGATGTAAGCCGCGTAGAGGTTATTGAAAATTATCAAGCTGTAAAGCAGTTGGAAGGAGAAGAGTATAGCGATAATGTTGCATTAGACCTAAAACTTAAGAAAGAAGCAAAAATGCGTTTGTTGTTAAATGCAGAAGTTGGCGGAGGTATAAGAGAAGATGAAGGTTTATATCACGGAGTTCTTACGGGAATGACTTTTAATCCTAAGTTTCAATTTTTGGGAACTGTTAAGGCTAATAACTTTGGAGTGAAATTGTCTAACGAAACTATGGATCACTTTGGTAGTGCTTTTACAAGTAATATAGCCGAAAACGTTATGAGTGGAGATGGTCTTAGTTATCCTCCTTTGTCGTTTCAGCGCTACCACGATAAGAAAGAACAGATAGCCTCTCTAAATAGCTTGTTAAAAATATCAGAAAGTGAAACATTTCGTGTTAATGTAGATTATAATAGAGAAAAAAGTTCATTCGATTATGATATTAAAAGTTCTTATTTTATTGATGGAGGTTCTGTAGTTGTAAACGAATACAATAATCCTAACTTCTTTAATAATACACTAAAAGCAGGATTGAAATATCAACTTAATAGTTCAGACTTGTATTTAGATAATCAGGTATTCTATTATACAAAAGGAGTAGACAATAATATTGGACTTAAAACAGACGATAACCGTATTCAACAAAATAAAGATAGTCGTTTGAATACTTTACGAAATACATTTACTTTGTTTAAGAAACACAATAAAAATCAATATCGTTTTAGTTCTACATTAAATTACAGCTATTTACCAGATAATCATATTGCTTTTTCTGGAGTTCCAGACGTAGAAGGTGCTTACTATCAAAAGGGATATGGCGAAACCTTTTCTACTCAAAATAACTTATCGTTTGGATATACATTAAGCAGAGTTTCCAAATTAGGAGTGAACTTGTATTTTGGAGCTAATTACGATAATGTAAATACTCTACTTCAAAAGAATGATACGAGTTTTTGTAATAAAAATGATGGGTATAAAATAACAACATCAGCTTCGTTAAACTATGATTTATTATCGGTAGATAAACGTTATGGTCTGTCATTGAAAATGCCCATATCTGTATACGTGTTAGATTATAGGAATAGAATAAATACTCAAGCAAACTTGAAAGATAATTATGTATATGTCAATCCTTCGTTAAGTGCACATTATGTATTTTCTTCTTTTACAAAGATGCATTTTAGGAGTGGTTTTAGTAACACCATTGGAGATATTACAGATTTCTTACTTAATCCTATACAGACTTCTTATCGACAACAAAGTGTAAGATCGGGAATATTAGCATCAAGCAAAAGATTTTCTACAAGTCTTGGTGCTGAATATAAAAACCCTCTGAGTTTGTTTTTCTCTAATGCAGCTATTTCGTATAGCAATACACAGCGTAATATATTGAGGTCTCAAACAATAACAAATGACGATAGTAATGTTGATATAAATTCGTCGGGTGTAGCTAAAACTAATACTTCTCAAAGTTTGTCTTTTAGTGCATCGGCAAACAAAAGGGTAAAAGCAATAGCCACAACATTCAGTCTGGCTGCCAGTTATGGAATTTCTACAGGAAGTCAGATGAGGCAAGACGTTAAGGTAAACACTCGGAGTAATAGTTTTTCGCTTACTCCGCAAATTACAACACAGATAATAAAGAATGTAGATATAGGATATAGTATGTCTTATTATTGTTCGTATTATAAATCGGGTCAGAGTAATTCCGTTTATCATCAGCAGTCGCATAACATATCTGCAGACTACAACTTTATTAAAAATCTTTTTCTTTTTGCCTCTATGAATATTAACCGAATAGAGATAACAGAAGGGAATTATGTAAATGTATCAGTCTTAGATGCTGGGGCTAAGTATAAAAACGACAAAGTGGAAGTGGAGTTCAAGCTAAACAATCTGCTGAACAACAAGAAATACAGATATACGGTTGTTTCAGACTTAGATGTTTTTTCTTACACTTACTATCTGAAACCTGTTGAGGGTGTAATTACTTTTAGGTTTAATCTGTAG
- a CDS encoding ribonuclease G (product_source=KO:K08301; cath_funfam=2.40.50.140; cog=COG1530; ko=KO:K08301; pfam=PF00575,PF10150; smart=SM00316; superfamily=50249,50729; tigrfam=TIGR00757) — protein sequence MTSELVINALPKEISIAILEDHKLVELQKEPRNISFSVGDIYLGKIKKIMPGLNAAFVDVGYKKDAFLHYQDLGANFKSLDAFIKSARADKKKIPSLNKFTNIPDIPKEGTITDVLSQGDEILVQIAKEPISTKGPRLSSEISFAGRYIILIPFGDKVNVSQKITSKEERARLKQLVQSIKPKNMGVIVRTSAENKRVAELDAELKTLLKRWDDNIVKLLKCKLPAIIYEETGRTVALLRDIFNPSFEHIYVDNPDVYNEVHDYVSIIAPERANIVELYKGELPIFDNFSITKQIKSALGQTVTFKSGAYLIIEHTEAMHVIDVNSGNRSKSNTGQEATAADVNIAAADEIARQLRLRDMGGIIVIDFIDMHEGENRQKLLDHMRAAMANDRARHNILPISKFGLMQITRQRVRPVLDFVNDETCPVCFGKGKIKPSILFTDILEDKIKSVVTVLKEKKFNLHLHPYIAAFVNQGFISLKWKWKFKYSMGIKIIPDQSLGFLEYKFFDKDRNELDMKDDSLSA from the coding sequence GTGACAAGCGAATTAGTAATTAATGCACTGCCAAAAGAGATTTCAATTGCAATCTTAGAAGACCACAAACTAGTGGAACTTCAAAAAGAGCCACGCAATATTTCATTCTCTGTAGGCGACATCTATCTCGGTAAAATAAAAAAAATAATGCCGGGGCTAAATGCTGCGTTTGTTGATGTTGGTTACAAGAAAGATGCTTTTCTTCACTATCAAGACTTAGGAGCTAACTTTAAAAGCTTAGACGCATTCATCAAAAGTGCTCGTGCAGATAAAAAAAAGATACCCTCCTTAAACAAATTTACTAATATACCGGACATTCCTAAAGAAGGAACAATTACAGATGTTCTTTCTCAAGGTGATGAAATATTAGTTCAAATTGCCAAAGAACCCATTTCAACCAAAGGACCTCGACTTAGTTCCGAAATCTCTTTTGCTGGACGTTATATTATACTAATCCCTTTCGGAGACAAAGTAAACGTTTCACAAAAAATAACATCGAAAGAAGAACGAGCACGACTTAAGCAATTAGTTCAAAGTATTAAACCTAAAAATATGGGGGTAATAGTTAGAACTTCTGCCGAAAACAAGCGTGTTGCCGAGTTAGACGCCGAACTAAAAACCCTACTTAAACGCTGGGACGACAACATTGTAAAGCTACTAAAATGCAAGTTACCTGCAATTATATATGAAGAAACAGGACGAACAGTAGCATTACTTAGAGACATTTTCAACCCTTCTTTCGAACACATTTACGTTGACAATCCCGATGTTTACAACGAAGTTCACGACTATGTAAGCATTATAGCACCCGAACGGGCTAACATAGTAGAACTTTATAAGGGTGAACTTCCTATTTTTGATAACTTCTCAATAACGAAACAAATAAAATCTGCATTAGGACAAACCGTTACTTTCAAGAGTGGCGCTTATCTTATTATAGAACACACCGAGGCAATGCACGTTATTGACGTTAATAGTGGGAATCGCTCTAAATCAAACACAGGACAAGAAGCTACTGCCGCAGATGTTAACATCGCTGCCGCCGATGAAATAGCTCGTCAACTTAGATTAAGGGATATGGGGGGTATTATCGTTATTGACTTTATTGATATGCACGAAGGCGAAAACCGCCAAAAGCTTTTAGATCATATGCGTGCTGCAATGGCTAACGATAGAGCCCGACACAACATCCTACCTATTAGCAAATTCGGACTAATGCAAATTACTCGTCAAAGAGTACGACCTGTTTTAGATTTTGTTAACGACGAAACGTGTCCGGTATGTTTCGGGAAGGGCAAAATCAAACCCTCAATATTATTCACAGACATTTTGGAAGATAAAATAAAGTCTGTAGTTACCGTCTTGAAAGAAAAGAAATTCAATCTTCACCTGCACCCATACATTGCAGCATTCGTCAATCAAGGATTTATTTCCCTTAAATGGAAATGGAAATTTAAGTACTCTATGGGAATAAAAATAATTCCCGACCAGAGCTTAGGCTTCTTAGAATATAAATTCTTTGATAAAGACCGAAATGAATTGGATATGAAAGACGATAGTCTTTCTGCATAA
- a CDS encoding hypothetical protein (product_source=Hypo-rule applied; pfam=PF17170; superfamily=63825): MKKILAVSVLLCLLGCTDKKTESAYPVINLVNSVKNYQRVYCSDLFSSIEVIPLETTDENIFRLTSIKSKDNIIFISGGDFIYTFDSSGNFLNTIGQKGQGPEEYNFLGNVFFNTDKPTLFVEDFKRILEYDFNGNFINAFSRPKTEEGYMLGNCSYVGNGLFIGSISYNGKNENKSCLFNNNGEIIESFPNHFFYEVDGLGGTSWGALSPIRVDDKLYFKDECANDTIYVLDNLNLKPAYVFELGDYTVPIKYFQTFDPSDLVPTNAFVFKKVIGTPKYFFYEMRCIPQSLPYPKMSNNNINNVLGIYDVKEGTNIFLDTDDNLRTGIVNDMNGGLPFIPAFYAGNGTLIGVWNPDEMIETLTDEYFNSQTIKDHEGHQKLKGLLKELKEDDNTVVVIATLKD, from the coding sequence ATGAAAAAAATATTAGCAGTTAGTGTATTATTGTGTTTGCTGGGTTGCACCGACAAAAAAACGGAAAGTGCATATCCTGTCATCAATTTAGTAAATAGCGTAAAGAATTACCAAAGGGTATATTGTTCTGATCTATTTTCGTCGATAGAGGTTATTCCGTTGGAAACAACCGACGAAAATATTTTTCGACTCACGAGTATCAAATCTAAAGATAATATTATTTTTATTTCAGGAGGAGATTTTATTTATACTTTTGATAGCTCGGGGAATTTCTTAAATACAATAGGACAAAAAGGACAGGGACCTGAAGAGTATAATTTCTTAGGAAATGTATTTTTCAATACTGACAAACCGACTCTGTTTGTAGAAGATTTCAAGCGAATTTTGGAATATGACTTTAATGGGAACTTTATCAATGCTTTCTCGAGACCCAAAACAGAAGAGGGCTATATGTTGGGAAATTGCTCTTATGTTGGCAATGGTTTGTTTATTGGTAGTATTAGTTACAATGGAAAGAATGAAAACAAATCCTGTTTATTCAATAATAATGGAGAAATTATAGAATCCTTCCCTAATCATTTTTTCTATGAAGTAGACGGTTTGGGAGGAACCTCTTGGGGAGCATTATCTCCGATACGGGTTGATGATAAATTATATTTCAAAGATGAATGTGCAAACGATACAATTTATGTGCTTGATAATTTAAATTTAAAGCCAGCTTATGTTTTTGAGCTTGGAGATTACACAGTGCCTATAAAATACTTCCAAACTTTTGATCCTTCTGATCTTGTTCCTACTAATGCCTTTGTGTTCAAGAAGGTTATAGGAACTCCAAAATATTTCTTTTATGAGATGAGGTGTATTCCTCAGAGTTTACCTTATCCTAAGATGAGCAACAACAATATTAATAACGTATTAGGGATTTATGATGTGAAAGAGGGTACTAATATATTTCTGGATACAGATGATAACTTGCGAACAGGGATAGTTAATGATATGAATGGAGGATTACCGTTTATTCCTGCTTTTTATGCAGGGAATGGAACATTAATTGGCGTTTGGAATCCAGATGAGATGATTGAAACTCTGACTGATGAATATTTTAATTCACAAACAATAAAAGATCATGAGGGGCACCAAAAACTAAAAGGCTTATTAAAAGAACTTAAAGAAGATGACAATACTGTTGTTGTTATTGCAACTTTGAAAGATTAA
- a CDS encoding DNA-binding protein HU-beta (product_source=KO:K03530; cath_funfam=4.10.520.10; cog=COG0776; ko=KO:K03530; pfam=PF00216; smart=SM00411; superfamily=47729), with product MTKADIVNEIAQNTGIDKASVLACVEGFMDSVMSSMNKGENVYLRGFGSFVVKKRAAKAARHIKNNTTITIPERYVPTFKPAQFFCEKLRNSLEVK from the coding sequence ATGACAAAAGCTGATATTGTTAATGAGATTGCACAGAACACAGGGATAGACAAAGCTAGTGTTCTTGCATGCGTAGAAGGGTTTATGGATAGCGTTATGAGCTCAATGAACAAAGGAGAGAATGTATATCTTCGTGGTTTTGGCTCGTTCGTTGTAAAGAAAAGAGCTGCTAAAGCTGCTCGTCATATTAAGAACAATACAACTATTACTATACCTGAGCGCTATGTTCCAACATTCAAGCCTGCTCAATTCTTCTGTGAAAAACTTAGAAATAGCTTAGAAGTAAAATAA